In the Variovorax sp. S12S4 genome, one interval contains:
- a CDS encoding Bug family tripartite tricarboxylate transporter substrate binding protein: MQTTKNATETVAVASRRRFISIGAAAGLAGAAPWAFAQEGYPKQPIKLIVPFAAGSGTDAVARITAQMLGEALKTSVIVDNRAGANGVIAAEFVAKAAPDGYTLFMTTNTTHSANPSLMKSLPYDPVKDFAPVSRMGNLPFMLVVNNDLPVKSVAELLAWGRAHPGKLTYASGNSTGIVSGATLSRMSGVPMLHVPYKSTPPAIADLIGGQVSMMVVDLAAGLATVKAGKMRAIAVTTQERTKLFPELPPLADTPELKGFDITSWNGVFAPAGTPRDVVLKLNKALSEMANGAVFRERVAKLGFDAFGSTPEELGAFTVAELAKWKKLIQAAGIQPE, from the coding sequence ATGCAGACGACGAAGAACGCGACAGAAACAGTCGCGGTGGCAAGCCGCCGCCGTTTCATTTCCATCGGTGCCGCCGCGGGCTTGGCCGGCGCGGCGCCGTGGGCTTTTGCGCAAGAGGGCTATCCGAAGCAGCCCATCAAGCTCATCGTGCCCTTTGCGGCCGGCAGCGGCACCGATGCGGTGGCGCGCATCACCGCGCAGATGCTGGGCGAGGCGCTGAAGACCTCGGTCATCGTCGACAACCGCGCAGGGGCCAACGGCGTGATCGCCGCCGAGTTCGTGGCCAAGGCGGCGCCCGACGGCTACACGCTCTTCATGACGACCAACACCACGCATTCGGCCAACCCGAGCCTGATGAAGTCGCTGCCCTACGACCCGGTGAAGGACTTCGCACCCGTGAGCCGCATGGGCAACCTGCCGTTCATGCTGGTGGTGAACAACGACCTGCCGGTGAAGAGCGTGGCCGAGCTGCTGGCCTGGGGGCGGGCCCATCCGGGCAAGCTCACTTATGCAAGCGGCAACAGCACCGGCATCGTGAGCGGCGCCACGCTGTCGCGCATGAGCGGCGTGCCGATGCTGCACGTTCCCTACAAGAGCACGCCGCCGGCCATTGCCGACCTGATCGGCGGGCAGGTGTCGATGATGGTGGTCGACCTGGCCGCGGGGCTCGCCACGGTGAAGGCCGGGAAGATGCGCGCGATTGCGGTCACCACGCAGGAGCGCACCAAGCTCTTTCCCGAACTGCCGCCGCTGGCCGATACGCCCGAGCTCAAGGGCTTCGACATCACCTCGTGGAACGGCGTGTTCGCGCCTGCAGGTACGCCGCGCGACGTTGTGCTGAAGCTCAACAAGGCGCTGTCGGAAATGGCGAACGGCGCGGTGTTTCGGGAACGCGTCGCGAAGCTGGGCTTCGATGCGTTCGGCAGCACGCCTGAAGAGTTGGGTGCATTCACTGTGGCGGAACTGGCCAAGTGGAAGAAGCTGATTCAGGCCGCGGGTATTCAACCGGAATGA
- a CDS encoding cupin domain-containing protein encodes MTLPRYFVREADIAGYHPANHTGTLNKRLIGPETVGAKQLEVLVGHIQKGKGALPHAHPGIEQVCYMLEGRAVAEVGGQRQELHPGDSCFFPADAMHTFTVVSDEPVRVLVIYSPPYEELPERVTRP; translated from the coding sequence ATGACCCTCCCACGCTACTTCGTCCGCGAAGCCGACATCGCCGGCTACCACCCGGCCAACCACACCGGCACGCTCAACAAGCGGCTCATCGGCCCTGAGACCGTGGGCGCGAAGCAGCTCGAGGTGCTGGTCGGCCACATCCAGAAGGGCAAGGGCGCGCTGCCCCATGCCCACCCCGGCATCGAGCAGGTCTGCTACATGCTCGAAGGGCGGGCCGTGGCCGAAGTGGGCGGCCAGCGGCAAGAGCTGCACCCCGGCGACAGCTGCTTTTTTCCGGCCGATGCGATGCACACCTTCACGGTGGTGAGCGACGAGCCGGTGCGCGTGCTGGTCATCTACAGCCCGCCGTACGAGGAATTGCCGGAGCGCGTGACCCGGCCCTGA
- a CDS encoding IclR family transcriptional regulator, giving the protein MVVKTAFRVIEIVELFAREKQPLALSEMARLLEMPVSSCLGLIRTLEEQGYMYETGRRQGYYPTGRLLAMAQIIAAHDPVLDRVRPALEELRDGARETVLFGKFRDPSTVVYLEVLSAPQSIRYSAESGETRPAYANSMGRALLSTLAPEARRKLLEATRLVPLTDATLTTAEAIEQELERSPARGWYGNLGESIPDLVGLAWPLRIGGEAYAISVAGPRYRLEPRIDEVAAMLRSACLAIEHKG; this is encoded by the coding sequence ATGGTTGTGAAAACTGCTTTTCGCGTGATCGAGATCGTCGAGCTCTTCGCCCGGGAGAAGCAGCCGCTGGCGCTGTCCGAAATGGCGCGCCTGCTCGAAATGCCCGTGTCCAGCTGCCTGGGCCTCATCCGTACGCTCGAAGAGCAGGGCTACATGTACGAAACCGGGCGGCGCCAGGGCTACTACCCCACCGGCCGGCTGCTCGCCATGGCGCAGATCATCGCGGCGCACGACCCGGTGCTCGACCGCGTGCGGCCCGCGCTCGAAGAGCTGCGCGACGGCGCGCGCGAAACCGTGCTGTTCGGCAAGTTCCGCGACCCGAGCACTGTCGTCTACCTGGAGGTGCTCAGTGCGCCTCAGAGCATTCGCTATTCCGCCGAGTCGGGCGAAACCCGCCCGGCCTATGCCAACTCGATGGGCCGCGCGCTGCTTTCCACGCTCGCGCCCGAGGCGCGCCGCAAGCTGCTCGAAGCCACCCGGCTGGTGCCGCTGACCGATGCCACGCTGACCACCGCCGAAGCCATCGAACAAGAGCTCGAACGCTCGCCCGCACGCGGCTGGTACGGCAACCTGGGCGAAAGCATTCCCGATCTGGTCGGCCTCGCATGGCCGCTGCGTATCGGAGGCGAGGCCTACGCCATTTCGGTGGCGGGCCCGCGCTACCGGCTGGAGCCCCGCATCGACGAGGTGGCCGCCATGCTGCGCTCCGCCTGCCTGGCCATCGAACACAAAGGCTGA
- a CDS encoding 2-hydroxyacid dehydrogenase, which yields MKIIVSLTDNRPEPWIEGLKAELPEAQIETWQPGAAQADHAVVWAPPQQLLDEQPQLRGLFNIGAGVDALLKLKVPAQTRIVRLDDAGMSVQMAEYVCHTLIRHFREFDVYEADAREGRWSYRKPRLRRDFPVGIMGLGVLGERVAKAVAQFEFPVLGWSRSPKAIDGVKVFSGEAQFDEFLSSTRVLVNLLPLTDATRGILNRNTLGKLRPGGYLISIARGAHLVEDDLIPMLDAGQLAGATLDVFQVEPLPADHAFWRHPKITVTPHGSARTLREESIAQIAGKIRAMEQGLPVSGVVDPVRGY from the coding sequence ATGAAAATCATCGTCTCTCTCACCGACAACCGCCCCGAACCGTGGATCGAAGGCCTCAAGGCCGAGTTGCCTGAAGCGCAGATCGAGACCTGGCAGCCGGGTGCCGCCCAGGCCGACCATGCCGTGGTGTGGGCGCCGCCGCAGCAACTGCTCGACGAGCAGCCCCAACTGCGCGGCCTCTTCAACATCGGCGCGGGCGTGGATGCGCTGCTCAAGCTGAAGGTGCCGGCGCAGACGCGCATCGTGCGGCTCGACGATGCCGGCATGTCGGTGCAGATGGCCGAGTACGTGTGCCACACGCTGATCCGGCACTTTCGCGAATTCGACGTGTATGAAGCCGATGCGCGCGAAGGGCGCTGGAGCTACCGCAAGCCGCGGCTGCGGCGCGACTTTCCGGTCGGCATCATGGGCCTGGGCGTGCTGGGTGAAAGGGTTGCCAAGGCCGTGGCGCAGTTCGAGTTTCCGGTGCTGGGCTGGAGCCGTTCGCCCAAGGCGATCGACGGCGTGAAGGTGTTCAGCGGCGAGGCGCAGTTCGACGAGTTCCTGTCGTCCACGCGCGTGCTGGTCAACCTGCTGCCGCTGACCGATGCCACGCGCGGCATTCTCAACCGCAACACGCTCGGCAAGCTGCGGCCCGGCGGCTATCTCATCAGCATCGCGCGCGGTGCGCACCTGGTCGAAGACGACCTGATCCCGATGCTCGACGCGGGCCAGTTGGCGGGCGCCACGCTCGACGTGTTCCAGGTCGAGCCGCTGCCGGCCGACCATGCCTTCTGGCGCCATCCGAAGATCACGGTGACGCCGCACGGCTCGGCGCGCACGCTGCGTGAAGAATCCATCGCCCAGATCGCCGGAAAGATCCGCGCGATGGAACAGGGCCTGCCGGTCAGCGGCGTGGTCGATCCGGTTCGGGGCTACTGA
- a CDS encoding EthD family reductase, protein MIKVSVMYPYTEGARFDHAYYRDTHMPLLKARMGDACKSYTIDKGLAGGAPGTPPTYVGMCHVFCESTDVFQAAFGPHAKEILGDIRNYTDIAPVMQISEVVVG, encoded by the coding sequence ATGATCAAAGTCAGCGTGATGTACCCCTACACCGAGGGCGCCCGGTTCGACCACGCCTACTACCGCGACACGCACATGCCGCTTCTGAAGGCCCGCATGGGAGACGCCTGCAAGTCGTACACCATCGACAAGGGCCTCGCCGGCGGCGCGCCCGGCACGCCGCCGACCTATGTCGGCATGTGCCATGTGTTCTGCGAATCGACCGACGTTTTTCAGGCGGCCTTCGGTCCGCACGCCAAGGAAATCCTCGGCGACATCAGGAACTACACCGACATCGCGCCCGTGATGCAGATCAGCGAAGTGGTGGTGGGCTGA
- a CDS encoding acetyl/propionyl/methylcrotonyl-CoA carboxylase subunit alpha, producing the protein MFKKILIANRGEIACRVAATARRMAIRTVAVYSDADAHANHVRACDESVHLGGSAPKDSYLRWQKILEAAKATGAEAVHPGYGFLSENEEFAQACADAGLVFIGPPPSAIKAMGLKAESKQLMEKAGVPLVPGYHGHDQDPALLQREADRIGYPVLIKASAGGGGKGMRAVDKAEDFAAALASCQREAINSFGDDAVLIEKYVQRPRHIEIQVFGDTHGNYVYLFERDCSVQRRHQKVLEEAPAPGMTEAMRKEMGDAAVAAARAVNYVGAGTVEFIVEQREGGEMNFFFMEMNTRLQVEHPVTEAITGLDLVEWQLRVASGEALPAKQADLQIHGHAIEARICAENPDNNFLPATGTLRVYRKPQATAFQRSRVRIDDGVREGGEISPFYDSMIAKLIVHGSTRAEALARLDAALAQVQIVGVSTNVQFLRGILATESFSKANLDTALIERERAVLFDREALGLPLAAAAAITRTLITERPAGAPDPFERRDGWRAMGEYRRHFDFEFRGAEQTALLTYKRDGSLWLEAGGVQGPLLVGQFPSGEFEVEFAGTRQTLDVHLDGATAHVFASKGATKITAIDRLAHAGDTHAEGGRLTAPMPGKVVSFAVKAGDKVSRGQPLAVMEAMKMEHTIAAPADGTVEELMFAPGEQVAEGEELLRMAAAAA; encoded by the coding sequence ATGTTTAAGAAGATCCTGATCGCCAACCGAGGCGAGATTGCCTGCCGTGTTGCAGCGACCGCTCGCCGCATGGCGATCCGCACCGTGGCCGTGTACTCCGACGCCGACGCGCATGCCAACCACGTGCGCGCCTGCGATGAGTCGGTGCATCTGGGCGGCAGCGCACCGAAAGACAGCTACCTGCGCTGGCAGAAGATCCTCGAAGCGGCCAAGGCCACGGGCGCCGAAGCGGTGCATCCGGGCTACGGCTTTTTGAGCGAGAACGAGGAGTTCGCACAGGCTTGCGCGGACGCAGGGCTCGTCTTCATCGGCCCGCCGCCCTCGGCGATCAAGGCCATGGGCCTGAAGGCCGAATCGAAGCAACTGATGGAAAAGGCCGGCGTGCCGCTGGTGCCCGGCTACCACGGCCACGACCAGGACCCGGCGCTGCTGCAGCGCGAGGCCGACCGCATCGGTTACCCGGTGCTCATCAAGGCCAGTGCGGGCGGCGGCGGCAAGGGCATGCGCGCGGTCGACAAGGCGGAAGACTTCGCGGCGGCGCTCGCTTCGTGCCAGCGCGAGGCGATCAACAGCTTCGGCGACGATGCGGTGCTCATCGAAAAGTACGTGCAACGCCCGCGCCACATCGAGATCCAGGTGTTCGGCGACACGCACGGCAACTATGTCTACCTGTTCGAGCGTGACTGCTCGGTGCAGCGCCGGCACCAGAAGGTGCTCGAAGAAGCGCCCGCGCCCGGCATGACCGAGGCGATGCGCAAGGAAATGGGCGATGCAGCGGTGGCCGCGGCGCGTGCCGTGAACTACGTGGGCGCGGGCACCGTCGAGTTCATCGTCGAGCAGCGCGAAGGCGGCGAGATGAACTTCTTCTTCATGGAGATGAACACGCGGTTGCAGGTGGAGCACCCGGTGACCGAAGCCATCACCGGCCTCGACCTCGTCGAATGGCAACTGCGCGTGGCCTCGGGCGAGGCGCTGCCCGCGAAACAGGCAGACTTGCAGATCCACGGCCACGCCATCGAGGCGCGCATCTGCGCCGAGAACCCTGACAACAACTTCCTGCCGGCCACCGGCACCTTGCGCGTGTACCGCAAGCCGCAGGCGACGGCGTTCCAACGCAGCCGCGTGCGCATCGACGACGGCGTGCGCGAGGGCGGCGAGATCTCGCCGTTCTACGACTCGATGATCGCCAAGCTGATCGTGCACGGCTCCACGCGTGCCGAGGCGTTGGCCCGGCTCGATGCCGCATTGGCGCAGGTGCAGATCGTGGGTGTGTCGACCAACGTGCAGTTCCTGCGCGGCATTCTCGCGACCGAATCGTTCTCGAAGGCCAACCTCGACACCGCGCTGATCGAGCGCGAGCGCGCCGTGCTGTTCGACCGCGAGGCGCTGGGCCTGCCGCTGGCCGCTGCTGCCGCCATCACGCGCACGCTGATTACCGAACGGCCGGCTGGCGCACCCGACCCGTTCGAACGGCGCGACGGCTGGCGCGCGATGGGCGAGTACCGGCGCCACTTCGACTTCGAGTTTCGCGGCGCCGAGCAGACGGCCTTGCTGACCTACAAGCGCGACGGCAGCTTGTGGCTCGAAGCCGGTGGCGTGCAAGGCCCGCTGCTCGTGGGCCAGTTTCCGTCGGGTGAATTCGAGGTCGAGTTCGCGGGCACGCGGCAGACGCTCGACGTGCATCTGGACGGCGCGACGGCCCACGTCTTCGCATCGAAGGGCGCGACGAAGATCACGGCTATCGACCGTCTCGCCCATGCCGGCGACACCCATGCCGAAGGCGGCCGGCTCACTGCGCCGATGCCCGGCAAGGTCGTGTCGTTCGCGGTCAAGGCCGGCGACAAGGTCAGCCGCGGCCAGCCGCTCGCGGTGATGGAAGCCATGAAGATGGAGCACACCATCGCCGCGCCGGCCGACGGCACCGTGGAAGAGCTGATGTTCGCGCCCGGCGAGCAGGTGGCCGAGGGCGAAGAATTGCTGCGGATGGCCGCGGCAGCAGCCTGA
- a CDS encoding DUF4126 domain-containing protein, which produces MNALDMPQLLALAAAVGWASGVRLYLVVLLTGLAGYFGWVPLPGGLQMLSHPVVIAASGFMVFIEFFADKIPGLDSLWDVVHTAIRIPAGAALAASVFGADHGAMAVVAALLGGGFAATAHAAKATTRAAINTSPEPFSNVGASLVEDSMVPAGLWLAVAHPLVFLVLFVLVLVLSVWLIRKSWRFLRALFSRVARIFSGRPDPGVVPAFQLKKNPPGDTPNV; this is translated from the coding sequence ATGAACGCGCTCGACATGCCCCAACTGCTTGCCCTGGCTGCGGCAGTCGGCTGGGCCAGCGGCGTGCGGCTGTACCTGGTCGTGCTGCTCACGGGGTTGGCCGGCTACTTCGGCTGGGTGCCTCTGCCCGGCGGGCTGCAGATGCTCTCGCATCCGGTCGTCATTGCGGCGAGCGGTTTCATGGTGTTCATCGAGTTCTTCGCCGACAAGATTCCCGGCCTCGATTCGCTCTGGGACGTGGTGCACACCGCCATCCGCATTCCGGCCGGCGCGGCGCTCGCGGCCAGCGTGTTCGGCGCCGACCATGGCGCGATGGCCGTGGTTGCGGCGCTGCTCGGCGGCGGCTTTGCGGCCACCGCGCATGCCGCCAAGGCCACGACGCGCGCGGCCATCAACACGTCACCCGAGCCGTTCTCTAACGTAGGCGCTTCGCTGGTCGAAGACAGCATGGTGCCCGCCGGCTTGTGGCTGGCGGTGGCGCATCCGCTGGTCTTCCTGGTGCTTTTTGTGCTGGTGCTTGTGCTCAGCGTGTGGCTCATCCGCAAGAGCTGGCGCTTTCTGAGGGCATTGTTCAGCCGCGTTGCGCGCATCTTCAGCGGCCGACCCGATCCGGGCGTCGTGCCTGCATTTCAACTGAAAAAGAATCCTCCGGGAGACACTCCGAATGTTTAA
- a CDS encoding enoyl-CoA hydratase/isomerase family protein, producing MTFTKLKLEVQDTVARIWLDQPDARNAFDDIVIAELTQAFTEAGAQSQVKAIVLGADGPAFCAGANLNWMRRMADYTRDENIADAGKLATMLRTIAECPKPTIARVQGDVYAGGMGLVAACDMAVSVDTAWYCLSEVKIGLVPATISPYVLRAMGTRASQRYFLTAERFTAAEAHRIGFVHEVVAGADALDAKVDELVKALTSASPAAVRSCKQLIADVDGREIDDALIGKTVESIADIRASEEGREGVQAFLQKRKPSWLGR from the coding sequence ATGACCTTCACCAAACTGAAACTGGAAGTCCAGGACACAGTAGCGCGCATCTGGCTAGACCAGCCCGACGCACGCAATGCCTTCGACGACATCGTCATCGCCGAGCTGACCCAGGCCTTCACCGAAGCCGGCGCCCAGTCGCAAGTCAAAGCCATCGTGCTCGGCGCCGACGGACCTGCGTTCTGCGCCGGTGCCAACCTCAACTGGATGCGCCGCATGGCCGACTACACCCGCGACGAGAACATCGCCGATGCGGGCAAGCTGGCCACCATGCTGCGCACCATTGCCGAATGCCCCAAGCCGACCATCGCGCGCGTGCAGGGCGATGTGTACGCCGGTGGCATGGGGCTGGTGGCCGCCTGCGACATGGCGGTGAGTGTCGATACAGCCTGGTACTGCCTGAGCGAAGTGAAGATCGGTCTTGTGCCGGCAACCATCAGCCCCTATGTGCTGCGCGCCATGGGCACACGCGCATCGCAGCGCTACTTTCTTACAGCGGAGCGCTTCACCGCTGCAGAGGCGCATCGCATCGGCTTCGTGCATGAAGTAGTTGCTGGCGCCGATGCGCTCGATGCCAAGGTCGATGAGCTGGTGAAGGCGCTCACCAGTGCCAGCCCCGCCGCGGTGCGTTCCTGCAAGCAGCTGATTGCCGACGTGGACGGACGCGAGATCGACGATGCGCTGATTGGCAAGACGGTCGAGAGCATCGCCGACATCCGCGCGAGCGAGGAAGGCCGCGAAGGCGTGCAGGCCTTTCTGCAGAAACGCAAGCCGTCCTGGCTCGGGCGCTGA
- a CDS encoding carboxyl transferase domain-containing protein: MSKLETKLNARSADFQANAAAMRALVDDLHAQFAKVEQGGGEAARAKHTARGKLLPRDRVAELLDPGTPFLEIAPLAAHAMYLDAKGAESAPGAGLIAGIGRVNGVDCMIVCNDATVKGGTYYPMTVKKHLRAQEIAEQNRLPCIYLVDSGGANLPNQDEVFPDRDHFGRIFYNQANMSAQGIPQIAVVMGSCTAGGAYVPAMSDESIIVKNQGTIFLGGPPLVKAATGEVVTAEDLGGGDVHTRLSGVVDHLAQNDLHALALARSAVANLNAKTATEGAEKAAVREPAFPREELYGVIPTDTRKPFDVREIIARIVDGSEFHEFKARFGATLVCGFAEIEGMPVGIVANNGILFSESAQKGAHFIELCCHRKIPLVFLQNITGFMVGRKYENEGIARHGAKMVTAVATANVPKFTIIIGGSFGAGNYGMCGRAYSPRFLWMWPNARISVMGGEQAASVLATVKRDGIELKGGSWSKDEEEAFKAPIRQQYEDQGHPYYATARLWDDGIIDPADTRRVLALGLAAARNAPIPEPKFGIFRM; this comes from the coding sequence ATGAGCAAACTTGAAACCAAACTGAATGCCAGGTCGGCTGACTTCCAAGCCAACGCCGCGGCGATGCGCGCACTGGTCGACGACCTGCACGCGCAGTTCGCCAAGGTGGAGCAAGGCGGCGGCGAGGCCGCGCGTGCCAAGCACACCGCGCGCGGCAAGCTGCTGCCGCGCGACCGCGTGGCCGAGCTGCTCGACCCGGGCACGCCGTTCCTTGAAATCGCACCGCTCGCCGCGCACGCGATGTACCTCGACGCCAAGGGAGCCGAATCGGCACCCGGCGCCGGCCTCATCGCGGGCATCGGTCGCGTGAACGGTGTCGACTGCATGATCGTCTGCAACGACGCCACGGTGAAGGGCGGCACCTACTACCCGATGACGGTGAAGAAGCACTTGCGTGCGCAGGAGATCGCCGAGCAGAACCGCCTGCCCTGCATCTACCTGGTCGACTCGGGCGGCGCCAACCTGCCGAACCAGGACGAGGTGTTTCCGGACCGCGACCACTTCGGCCGCATCTTCTACAACCAGGCCAACATGAGCGCCCAGGGCATTCCGCAGATCGCGGTGGTCATGGGCTCGTGCACGGCCGGTGGGGCCTACGTGCCGGCGATGAGCGACGAGTCGATCATCGTGAAGAACCAGGGCACCATTTTCCTGGGCGGCCCGCCGCTCGTGAAGGCGGCCACGGGCGAGGTCGTCACAGCCGAAGACCTGGGCGGCGGCGATGTGCACACGCGGCTGTCGGGTGTGGTCGACCACCTGGCGCAGAACGACCTGCACGCGCTGGCGCTTGCGCGCTCGGCGGTGGCCAACCTCAATGCGAAGACGGCCACGGAAGGTGCCGAGAAGGCCGCCGTACGCGAACCCGCGTTCCCGCGCGAAGAGCTCTACGGCGTGATCCCCACCGACACCCGCAAACCCTTCGACGTGCGCGAGATCATCGCGCGCATCGTCGACGGCAGCGAGTTCCACGAGTTCAAGGCCCGCTTCGGCGCCACGCTGGTGTGCGGGTTTGCGGAGATCGAGGGCATGCCCGTTGGCATCGTCGCCAACAACGGCATCCTGTTCAGCGAGTCCGCCCAAAAGGGCGCGCACTTCATCGAGCTGTGCTGCCACCGCAAGATTCCGCTGGTGTTTTTGCAGAACATCACCGGCTTCATGGTGGGCCGCAAGTACGAGAACGAAGGCATTGCGCGCCACGGCGCCAAGATGGTGACGGCCGTTGCCACCGCCAACGTGCCCAAGTTCACCATCATCATCGGCGGCAGCTTTGGCGCCGGCAACTACGGCATGTGCGGCCGTGCCTACAGTCCGCGCTTTCTCTGGATGTGGCCCAACGCACGCATCAGCGTGATGGGCGGCGAGCAGGCCGCGAGCGTGCTGGCCACGGTGAAGCGCGATGGCATCGAACTCAAGGGCGGCAGCTGGAGCAAGGACGAGGAAGAGGCCTTCAAGGCGCCGATTCGCCAGCAGTACGAAGACCAGGGGCACCCGTATTACGCGACGGCGCGGCTGTGGGACGACGGCATCATCGATCCGGCGGATACGCGGCGGGTGCTGGCTTTGGGTCTTGCTGCTGCACGCAACGCGCCCATTCCAGAGCCGAAGTTCGGCATCTTCCGGATGTAG
- a CDS encoding AMP-binding protein, which yields MPLTQSLAQGATDVPLIEQTIGDFFDDMVARQPDREALISRHEGNRFTYRELQTESNRLASALLNLGLAAGDRVGIWSHNNAPWVLMQIATAKAGLILVNINPAYRTSELEYALNKVGCKVLVTMARFKTSDYLGMLRELGPKRLPQLQHTFWIDGNAAADVEEPGMQRFSQLLATGNAADPRVAEVQKTLKATDPINIQFTSGTTGFPKGATLTHRNILNNGFFIGECMKLSPADKLCIPVPLYHCFGMVLGNLACLTHGSAIVYPNDGFDPLTVLETVQAEKCTGLHGVPTMFIAELDHPRFKEFDLSTLRTGIMAGSPCPIEVMKRVVNEMHLSEITIAYGMTETSPVSCQSSTDTPLDKRVSTVGTVQPHIEVKIVDPETGAIVPAGQSGELCTRGYSVMHGYWEDEPKTREAIDAEHWMHTGDLATMDAEGYVNIVGRIKDLVIRGGENIYPREIEEFLYRHPKVQDVQVVGLPDRKYGEELCAWIIVKPGQSATDTEIRDFCKGQIAHYKVPKYIQFVSEFPMTVTGKIQKFKIREAMTEQLGLTQEKTA from the coding sequence ATGCCACTGACGCAGAGCCTGGCCCAAGGCGCCACCGACGTCCCCCTCATCGAACAAACCATCGGCGACTTCTTCGACGACATGGTTGCCAGGCAGCCCGACCGCGAAGCCCTCATCAGCCGCCACGAAGGCAACCGCTTCACCTACCGCGAGCTGCAGACCGAATCGAACCGACTCGCGAGCGCGTTGCTGAACCTGGGTCTCGCCGCAGGCGACCGCGTCGGCATCTGGTCGCACAACAACGCGCCCTGGGTGCTGATGCAGATCGCCACCGCGAAGGCCGGCCTGATCCTCGTCAACATCAACCCGGCCTACCGCACCTCCGAGCTCGAATACGCGCTCAACAAGGTCGGCTGCAAGGTGCTGGTGACGATGGCGCGGTTCAAGACCAGCGACTACCTCGGCATGCTGCGCGAGCTGGGCCCCAAGCGCCTGCCGCAGCTGCAGCACACCTTCTGGATCGACGGCAACGCGGCCGCCGATGTGGAAGAGCCCGGCATGCAGCGCTTCAGCCAGCTGCTTGCAACCGGCAATGCAGCCGACCCGCGCGTGGCAGAGGTGCAGAAGACGCTCAAGGCCACCGACCCCATCAACATCCAGTTCACCAGCGGCACCACGGGCTTTCCGAAGGGCGCAACGCTTACGCACCGCAACATCCTGAACAACGGCTTCTTCATCGGCGAGTGCATGAAGCTATCGCCCGCCGACAAGCTGTGCATTCCGGTGCCGCTGTATCACTGCTTTGGCATGGTGCTCGGCAACCTGGCCTGCCTCACGCACGGCTCGGCCATCGTGTACCCGAACGACGGGTTCGATCCGCTCACGGTGCTCGAAACCGTGCAGGCCGAGAAGTGCACCGGGCTGCACGGCGTGCCCACGATGTTCATTGCCGAGCTCGACCATCCGCGCTTCAAGGAGTTCGACCTTTCGACGCTGCGCACCGGCATCATGGCCGGCTCGCCGTGCCCCATCGAGGTGATGAAGCGCGTGGTGAACGAAATGCACCTGAGCGAAATCACCATTGCCTACGGCATGACCGAGACCAGCCCGGTGAGCTGCCAGAGCAGCACCGACACGCCGCTGGACAAGCGCGTGTCGACCGTGGGCACCGTGCAGCCGCACATCGAGGTGAAGATCGTCGACCCCGAGACCGGCGCCATCGTGCCGGCCGGCCAGTCGGGCGAGCTGTGCACGCGCGGCTACTCGGTGATGCACGGCTACTGGGAAGACGAGCCCAAGACCCGCGAGGCCATCGACGCCGAGCACTGGATGCACACCGGTGACCTGGCCACCATGGATGCCGAGGGCTACGTCAACATCGTCGGCCGCATCAAGGACCTGGTGATCCGCGGCGGCGAGAACATCTACCCGCGCGAGATCGAAGAGTTTCTGTACCGCCACCCCAAGGTGCAGGACGTGCAGGTGGTCGGCCTGCCCGACAGGAAGTACGGCGAGGAGCTCTGCGCCTGGATCATCGTCAAGCCCGGCCAAAGCGCGACCGATACCGAGATACGCGATTTCTGCAAGGGCCAGATCGCGCACTACAAGGTGCCGAAGTACATCCAGTTCGTCTCCGAGTTTCCGATGACGGTGACCGGCAAGATCCAGAAATTCAAGATCCGCGAAGCCATGACCGAGCAGCTCGGTCTTACGCAAGAAAAGACAGCATGA